AAAGAACATCCCCAAAAAGGCTATGAAATTTTAAGAGATGTTCCGGCTTTAAAGGAGGCCTCTCTATGGGTGAAATACCATCACGAGTGGTACGATGGAAGTGGATATCCCGATGGCATAAAAGGTGACGAAATACCATTGGAAGCGCAGATACTTTCCCTCGCAGACGTTTTCGATGCTTTAGTTTCAGACAGGCCCTACCGAAAGGCTTTTTCACAAGAGGAAGCTTATAAAATAATTTTAGAACATGAAAGGACGCAGTTTAGCCCTAAAATAATAAACGCCTTTAAAAAAGCTTTTGAAAAGAATAGGGAGGAGTTTAAGCATGATATTTGATTCACTTGGTGCTTCTCTAATTTATGGAACTTTAAGAAGAGGAAAAATCAGCGGAATCGCTGATATTGACATAAAAAAACCCAGCCTTTTTATAGCTGCTTTTGTTTTGGAGTTTGGTATGTTAAACCTTGCTAATAAGTTTCACGTCATTATGGAATACCGGTCTTATATCCACTTCTTTGTTTATCTTTTGCTTTTCATAGGATTGTGGTACAATAGAGATAACAAGTATTTTAGAATAATAAGTGTGGGAGTGCTTTTGAACTTTATTGTAATATTTGCCAACGGAGGAAGAATGCCTGTCTCTGTTGATGCTTTAAAGGCAGCGGGACTTAATAATCTCATCCCTGACCTTCAGGCAAATAAAATTGCTACACATCAGGTTTTGACAAGTTCTACACGGTTAAAATTTTTAGCAGATGTCTTAGTGTTGCCGAAACCTTATCCATTGCCAAAAACCTTTAGCATAGGAGATTTTATAATGGCGACAGGCACATTTTTACTTGTTACAAATGCTATGCTTAAAAAGGTGAAGAATCATGACGGCACAAGAGCGAAGGAACAAAATAGTTGAAATTTTAAAGAATGCTAAAGAGCCTATATCCGGCTCTGACCTTGCTAAAAGGTTTGGAGTGACAAGGCAAATTATTGTGCAAGATATAGCTATTTTAAGGGCTAAAGGGATTAAAATATTATCCACTCCTCAAGGATATGTAATAGACACAGCAAAAGAAAACACTGTAAAAAGAGT
The sequence above is a segment of the Thermoanaerobacter ethanolicus JW 200 genome. Coding sequences within it:
- a CDS encoding DUF5317 domain-containing protein, which produces MIFDSLGASLIYGTLRRGKISGIADIDIKKPSLFIAAFVLEFGMLNLANKFHVIMEYRSYIHFFVYLLLFIGLWYNRDNKYFRIISVGVLLNFIVIFANGGRMPVSVDALKAAGLNNLIPDLQANKIATHQVLTSSTRLKFLADVLVLPKPYPLPKTFSIGDFIMATGTFLLVTNAMLKKVKNHDGTRAKEQNS